The following is a genomic window from Episyrphus balteatus chromosome 1, idEpiBalt1.1, whole genome shotgun sequence.
ccaaatatttaaattttgcgcgtgaactgcgtactgcttggaaaaatattcaagacaaaatttgtcccgagaaaaaatttgtatgagaaataaaatttttcccgatctgcgtactaggctttaaaggcttggccacaccgaagggtatgcggtatagcggtaacgatatttgtactaaaaaaattccacacctgaacgttgatgtgtcagtttggaatttttttcatacaagtaccctcaccgctacccgtaccgctaccgcatgccctccagtgtggccaagccttaatgcttaaaggcttggccacaccggagggtatgcggtagaggtacgggtagcggaaacgatatttgtatgaacaaaattccacatctgaacgttgatatgtcagtttggaatttttttcatacaagtaccgttacatctacccgtaccgctaccgcataccctccggtgtggccaagccttaaaattCTATGCATTtgttatatgtatgtacaaattTCATCGCCCCCTTAAGAAGTCGTTAATTAAGTCATACAAACTTAAAAGAACTTCGTTGTTCCTGCTGCGTTCATAAATTTTATAGCCTTCTTTCAATACAGcctaaatgagataattttgtaaattagatcagttcaaatttcaaatttaattttttttctatacgattTGGCATTCGAAATGAGGTAATTTGCGAAACTATCTGATTTGGGCTCTCTAACAGgttattaaattgaattttaaaatagtaaattctaatttcttatattaagaattttctttttcgaaacCAATATTTGGtaaaacaagaaatttaaaaattatagaaaaagaaataaaataggcCTTTGATTGAATCTAGTAATATGGCAACCCTTCCTAGTACAATTATTAAACACAAATATTCAAGACCCTCTCATAGGGTGGTTGTTATCTTTCTTATCtctttttcagtacattttcttgagatctatcTCATTTTTTTGAGATAGATATAGATCTCTAtaaaatgtactaaaaagtgAGATATCTAGAGTCTGTTTTGCATATGAGTGAGCCATATATAGTTACTCTCATGCTATTCCTTTCTTTGTTAGGTTTAGTTGAATCAAattaacacaaacaaaaacaataacaaaacacaacaaatttgtaaaaagttaatatgagaaaaagagaaaacataataaatattaaGAGATAAAAAGAAATCAGAAGAGTTGAAAGAGCGAGAACGAGGAAAATAATCACTCACACACTCACATAATTTGTATTCTTCGATTCGAAAAACTACTGTTGCTCTCTTTTATCTTCTtgattattttcaatttcttgtcatgttttcatttcaattttatttctgtcGCAGTTATATTCTTCCAGTAGAGTGAACAGTGAAATGACTATAAAATTGTTGTCGGCTAAATTtctgtaacctttttttttgagattgctaaatagaattttcatttaagtgttttcagtaaaaaaacaagTCAATTTATCAATTATTAAAATGGAAACAtctcaaaatttaaattctgaAGAAAATATATCTTATTGTCATATCACGCCTcagataaaaattgaaaaaacctTCGACGAAGAAGATTCACAACAACAATATGAAAATTCTACATTTgacgaaacaacaacaaataatgattttttcatacaaaaatatgattCTGAATCAATAACAAATAATAGCGaacaaaattatgatttttttcaaacaaataatgacaataattataatgataattataaaaatgatgaaactaTACAAATGGAACATCCATTACTTTCAATATTGTCAGGTGAAGAATACAACATTGACATAAACACACACACAGCCACAAAACTTCAAACCATCTGCAACCAAATCCAATACCATCAAGAATTAAATCTAACTACACAAATACTATTCGATGGCAAATTCTTTACCCTAAAAGCCAGGGATGGCAATTCACTAATTGGTACTTGTATGATCTGTACACCCAACAGAGATATCACAGGTGCTTCATATTCCAATTTTAAAGCACATCTCTTAAGAAATCATGGTCAATTTATGATCACAAAACTCAATAAACACATTCGTTCGTCCAAAACTCGCTTAGGAGCAATTGAAAGAGCCAATTCGGCTAGTTCATTTGATGAAATCTATCAAAATTTAAGTCCAACTTATAAGGCAATTTTTGATGGGACATTTTTCACTTTAATtagtaaaaatgataaaaaacttgTGGCATCATGTCAATTGTGCCAGACACCGACACAAATTCGAGGCACTTTACGTTCAAGTGCGAATTTTCAAGCACATATTCAAAGGATTCACGGGTATTCCGTTGTTAGGCAACTCAAAGAGCATCTTCGAAAATCACGAAAGGTGCAGAGCTACGAACGAAAACAATCGGCAAGACATGAAAGAGATTCCAAAGAGCACCTCAACATGAATCGTAGTGATTCGAGTTTTGAGGAACTCAATGATTCTCTTCTTTTGGAACCATCTGAGGATAACAAAGatgatattttattaaaagaatctTTAACACACAATCAAATAGACATTCACAATTATTACAATGAAAATGAAGCAAGAAAAGcaatgtataaaagtttaagTCTAACATATCAAATACTCTTCGATGGAAGATATTTCATACTCAAATGGAAAACTTCATCATATAATAGAAAAATCTATTGTTCAATATGTCTTCTATGCAAGAGACAAATTAAAGGACAACATCTTAGGAATTTCCGAACTCATATTGGACACTTTCATGGTACTGCAATTTTGGAACAATTTAATAAACATATTAACTTGGAGACATCTCGATTGGAGATCGATAATGTTGTTTCCAAAGAAATGGAAAAGTCCTTATTATTATCTTTATTGAATAATGATGACGAAAAATTTGATACTTCTTTTCCATGGTCTGTTGATGATGACACAGAACAAGATGGTCCTTCATCAAGcagttcaaataatttaaataatcttCTTAAAGATTTAgctttaatatatcaaatactttttgatgggaaattctttaaattaaaatctataaaGCCATAtgcaaaatataataaaaaattgttaactgcCACATGCAAGATTTGTCGAAGGGACATAAATGGACAGCATATTATACATTTTCGAAGGCATTTGGAATTTAAACATGGCGAATGGGTAATGGATAAATTAAATGAGCATATAGATCGAGAGAAATTACGATTAGAaccaaaaattgaagaaaatgatgaaattcaaaCAAGTTCATTACcaacttcaacaacaacaacaacaacaacaacaacaaaatcgaCATCCGCAAAAACttctcttttaaaaaaattaaatccagaTTTACAAACACTTTTTGATGGAAAATACTTTACTGATTTACGAGTTCGACAATCTGGCAACAAAGTTGGAACATGCAAAGTGTGCAAACCTCACGCAGATGTTAAGGGAAATGCAGTTGCTCATTTTCGTGCACATCTCAAAAGAAAACATGGTGATGAAATGGTCGATGaagtaaataaatatattttatcaaaaaatcctcGATCAGAGTCAAAAAATGATGAAAGTAGTGAAATTCAAACGAATTTATTAACATCAACTACTTCTTCTTCAACAACATCAATAAATAGACAAACACGAGTTctaaactatttcttaaaaccATCAATCCCATTGAGTGCAGTCAATTCGTCAGAATTTTGGACAATGTTGAATTGGTTCGATACAAAAATGCCTCGAATTACTCAAGAAGAACTTGTCGATCAAATTGAGATGAAATTTAACAATTGGAAGagtaaaattattgaaattttggaAGGTGTTGATTTTGTTTGTACAACAATTGATTTATGGTCGAAAAGGACACAATATAATTTAGCAATAACTTGTCATTGGATAGATGTGGAGACTTTTAAACGGAGATCAGTGGCTTTGGCGTGGAAATGTTTTGGTaggtaatttattaaattatattcaatctTTTCACttgtataataattttatatttgtttaaagATGAGTCCTTAGgacaataaacaaaaactttaaaacttaacacataatttcttttttatataagaaagacttaaatttatttttttctacctGGTACCTATGTTAAATCACAACTTATATACCTGCAATCGTGaggattttaaatttgtttgtttttctatagTTCTTGAATTTAAGTTCTATTAAATCGTGTATCCAAACAAGCTCCTAACTTTCTGCCAGACAACTGTGCAATCACCAAAATTTATGTTCATACGTTACATTTGGGAATTTCGGTTTGTGAATACTTTGtagcaaattattaaaaactaaaagtttttgaaaaaaaaaaacattttaaaccaTTTTAGGATATAATTTATgtatgatttattattattatttatgatCTCTTATGTAATTATGATCATTATGTTAATTTGTGATGATCAGCACGCTTGATTAACAAAGTGGAGTAAATGTGGACGTGTTAAGATCAAAGAATGTTTCAAATGTTCCAGCTTGATGACAGTGAAATGGTAGTTGAATTCAAAAATGAGGGTGTGGACGAATAGCATGcttatcaacaacaaaaaaaagagtgttGTGAAGGCTCCATACTTAGAAAAAATCAGAAAGATTAGGATGAAAAACAGCCAATTTTTGTTCTGATTTACAGATTAACAATCAgacttaaagaaaaattaattgtgaAAAAACGGAAAGATCTAGCACTGTTTAATAGAATGGATATTGTTCTATAAgataacatataaaaaaaaacaaagatattctcaatttaactttttgaattaattaCAGCTTTTGGGTCTTTCTGCCCCAGTGTACGTCAGTCGCCATGCTTGTGCGAAGCTatccagttgtgaaaaaaaatctatactcGCATGGCAAaacgatcctttttgttttgatttgttCCTATTGAACTTACAATCTTACATCTCGGTCCTTTGCACTTaagaaatgtatttaaaattaactctCTATTTCCCACTCATTATAAGAACTTTGTTGAAATGTTGCAAAGAATTGACAATTTGAgagttgaaattcatttttcacACAATTTTGTTCTTGTCACATATAGCTTGAACTGTTtctatttaaatcattatttttagcCAATATCAGTTTCTGTGaataaattgtgaaaaaaataattcacgaCTCGaagagaaatatattttttttttctattcctagTTGGTATCAACATTTAAATGCTATCTCACTCTATCCCATTCAATGTATTACATTTTACAGCAATAAAAATCAACCCTTCTCTTTtctatttcatttataaaagaattttaaaatgttgctaaacaatttaattcttaGACACATGTTAGGATTAGGATAGGCCTCATCGCGATTCGCGAATTTTCATCGTTGAAATTTTCTGGCACAGAATTTggttctacgtgcgacatcttaATTTGGCGGGAAAGGctcgaaattcaaaaattcaaattgttgaAAAGTAAATATGAGAGAAAAAGAGAAAACATAATAAACATTAGAAGAgttgagtagttttttttttttgtcgacatTGAGGAAGAACGAGAACGAGAAAAATAATCAACTTACACACTCACAAATTTGCATTCTTCGATCAATTACTATTGCTCTCTTTTATcatcttgaatatttttcaatttcttgtCATGCCTTTATTTCGAATTTATTTCTGTTGCAGTGATCTTATATTCTTCAGTAGAGTGACATGAGTATAAACTTGTTGTCGGCTAAATTTCTGCAACCATAATTTGTACTCGTTTTTGTGAGATTTGCTAATTATAATTATCATTTGAGCGTTTTTAGTTAAAGTATTATCAATTAAAATGGAAACTGAAGAAAATATACCCTATTGTCATATCACTCCTCacataaaaattgaagaaaactaTGACGAAGAAAATTCCCAACAATATGAAAATACATTCGAAAAAAATGAATCGGAATCCATAACAACTAGCGAACAAGATCATTTCTTTCAAACAAATGACAATGATAATGAtgataaaatcaaacaaatggAACATCCATTATTATCAATATTGTCATTTGAACAATGTCAAATCACTAACCAAATCCAATACCATCAAGAATTAAATCTAACAACTCGAATACTATTCGATGGTAAATTCTTTATCCTAAAAGGCAGGCATGGCAATTCACTAATTGGTACTTGTATGATCTGTACACCTCACAAAGATATGAGAGGTCCagcattttctgattttaaaaGACATCTCTTTAGAAATCATGATCAATCTATTGTCGAAAAACTCAACAAACACATTTCCTCGGAAAAAATTCGCTTAGGAGCAATTGAAAAAGCCAATTCGGCTATTTTAAATGATGAATTCTATCAAAATTTAAGTCCATTTAATAAGGCATTATTTGATGGGACATTTTTCACTATACatagtaaaaatgaaaaaataattgtgGCATCATGTCAATTGTGCCCAGCACATATTCGAGGCAGTTTACGTACAAATACTAATTTTCGAAGACATATTAAAAGTATTCACGGGGATTCCGTTGTTGAGCAATTCAATGAGCATCTTCGAACTGAACGAAAACAATCATCGAGACAAGATACAGACGGCATCTTAGATGCAAGTTCTAGAGTAAATCTCAAAAGGAATCGTAATGATTCGAGTTTTGAGACTCTTCGCTTGGAATCACCATCATCTCAAATGATCCAGGATGACAATTTATTAGTAGAATCTTTAAcacaaaatgaaatagaaattGACAATTATtacaatgaaaatgaaaacagaAAATCAATGATGAAAAGTTTAAATCTAACATATCAAATACTTTTCGATGGAAGATTTTTCATACTCAAAtggaaacatttttcaaataatagaaAGATCTATTGTACATTATGTGTTCTATGCAAGAGACAAGTTAAAGGACATCATTTTAGTAATTTTCGATCTCATATTAGTCGCTATCATGGTACTGAAAATTTGGAACAATTTGACGAACATATTACATCGAAGAAATCTCGATTGGAGATTGTTaccaaaaaaatggaagaatCTTTATCGaataatgatgaagaaaaaattgAGACTTCTGTAGATGATGAAACAGAAAAAGATGGTCCTTCAAGCAGTTCAAATTATCTTCTcaaagatttaaaattaacaaatcaAATACTTTTTGATGGGAAATTCTTTAAATTAACGACTATAAAgccatataaaaattataatagaaaATTGTTTACTGCAATATGCAAGATTTGCCAAAAGGTAGTAAATGGAATACATATTATAGTTTTTCGAAAGCATTTGCAATCTAAACATGGCGAATGGGTAATGGTTAAATTAAATGAACATATAGATCGAGAGAAATTACGATTACAGCCAAATACTGATGAAACAAATTCATTACCAACTTCAactttaacaacaacaacaaaatcgaCATCCGCAACAAActctcttttaaaaaatttaaatccaattttACAAAGACTTTTTGATGGAAAATACTTTGTTGATTTTCGAGTTCAAAGAAGTGGCAGAAAAGTTGGAACATGCAAAGTGTGCAAACCTCAGGCAGATGTTAAGGGAAATGCAGTTGCTGATTTTCGTGCACATCTCAAAAGAAAACATGGTGATGAAATGGTCGATGAAGTAAATAagtatattttatcaaaacaacCTCCATTAGAGTTAAATAATGATGAAAGTAGAGAAATTCAAACGAATTTATTAACATCGACTACTACTTCTACTTCGACAACatcaataaataaacaaacacaatttaatacaaatattttaaattatttcttaagaCCATCAATTTCATTGAGTGAGTTGAATTCGATAGAATTTTGGACATTGTTTGATTGTTTCGATACAAAAATGCCTCGAATTACTCAGGAAGAAGTTCTAACTCAAATTGAGATGAAATTTGACTTTTGGAAGAGTAAAATTATTGAACTTTTGGAAGGTGTTGATTTTATTTGTACAACTATTGATTTATGGTCGAAAAAGTTACAATATAATTTAGCAATAACTTGTCATTGGATAGATGTGGAGACTTTTAAACGAAAATCAGTTGCGCTGGCTTGGAAATGTTTTGGTAGGTAATTTATTATGTATATTCAATCTTTTgacttataaaataattttacattCGTTTTTAGACATTTCCTTAggacagtttttgaaaaagttaaattttgaagaaaaaaaaaaacatttcaaaccatttttggacatttcatttttccttattttgaatttttctttggtttatctcaAATTTAAAGACATTTATTAATAATGCTTAAATAATGTCAGAAGAATAGGAGAAttgaatccagaaaacccagaatcccgaaaaaccaaactcccgaaaataaaaaagaaaaagtaaaaagctCTTCAAAATTGACTGTTCACTGAAACTttaattgaaacataaaaaaaaaatgtataacaatttaaacataaaataattataatttataacttaaatattatatataactCAATTTCTAAATTGACCTCAATTTATAAAGTAGACTTGGAGAATAAAATGAAggtgattgaatttttattaaagGGTAATAGGTTACACCTTGTAAGGCACGAAATcgagtgtcattttcatcagtgtataaaacaaaggagaaacattatttttttttttggagtagtttgtttaagtatatcaataggtaacagaatagacTAATGTGAAAATTtgtaatgatgtgaaattttgtaaatggcggcgtagttcaggatgatagtaaaatcctgtgctcccatcgggcgaccaactaactccaacagtttttaaccgattgggctgaaattttgtgtggagcttaaaaatactattctctagtgaagtacgtatttttggaaatattaaaatttaacgattttatgagctttttttcaccgaattttgtttttggaaaaaaatattttttttttttttcaaattaatgccatttctttaaaaatcctATGTACTTCACTaatgaatagtatttttaagctgcacacaaaatttcagcccaatcggttaaaaactgtaggagttagttggtcgcccgatgggagtacaggattttactatcatcctgaactacgccgccatttacaaaatttcacatcattacaAATTTTCACATTAgtctattctgttacctattgatatacttaaactaaacaaactccaaaagaaaataatgtttctcctttgttttatacactgatgaaaatgacactcgATTTCGTGccttacaaggtgttattaccccttaagtgATCTCTTGGTACTATCTTTtaagttaaagttaaaattataagaaattttaaacGTAATAAATTGCCTTTCTAAAAAATAGTTAtctttttatcagaaaaaaatgtccactttcaaaaacaaaaaaatgtttgaaaatgttgGTATTGAAATACCTAGTTCTAATTGTTGGATTGCGCCTATGGAAAATAATATTTAGTATGTACTAAGATTGTAAAAACTAAGTAAAAACTAAAGAATATTAGGTTTCACTTGCTTTTCTTTTTATCAttatacgatcattttttagaGATAAGGCCTATCGAAAGTCAAAAGAACGAATTTTGTTGTTCCTTtgattttttgggctagtgtatgtTTGTTGAAAAGAATGTAAGAAGATATATTTGTGTCTATTGGAATCAAAATCAATGcattcaactttttgaaaaaaaaaaaaatagttagtgACGCAGTTTATTTCAACTTTTCAACTTCTTGTTCCAGAGATATGAGTTATAGGAATTTTAATGTTTGAattaaccaaatttttaatgttttccaCATTCTctaagaatcaaaacaacatAATTCCTGATATAAAACAAGATAATATCGATAacttcccgtaagaatgtataTTAAGCGACATTATTAAAAcgaaagaaacaacatttttaagtgAGGAAACTTATCGGTtgacttattttattttctctagtTTAATTTGTATACATGATAGGGCAGCGAAACCCGGTGCTTAACTCATAGTATAGTTTCacatcaaaaaatcatttactaaaaaaatgcTTAGTATATTCTTCTATTATTGTcaagatttaaaattaaactgttCCGAtgcataattttcaaaaacaactcTATTGCAAAATGGAAAAGGTGGAAGTCGTCAAACGACCGCGAATTCGAATtacaaatttcagtatttaataATGGCGCAAAATgcaaacaagattttaatcatctcgattattaattttttagtgAATATAATAAAgtacaaattgtaaaaaatatgttttgctattcttttttgtagaacgaTTCATAAGCCCTCGAATACTTGTGTCTTTCCACTGTATCGATTGTCGTCttaatagtccagtaattttaggttttatctgcggaaaaattcctactgggctcgattttggtatagaccttcgttacggcgttgttatgaagatgtgaaaaatcgacattgatatcgcgtccgcgttagaagttatagaggtcaaaaggtcacgaaaatcagtttttcgcatatatctcgtgacctgttgctcggaggtcaataggggtctatagaatttacagaaaaatgcataaggcaatatttgtagataattttatgacgaactgattttccatagacccctattgacctccgagcaacaggtcacgagatatatgcgaaaaactgattttcgtgaccttttgacctctataacttctaacgcggacgcgatatcaatgtcgattcataacaacgccgtaacgaaggtctataccaaaatcgagcccagtaggaatttttccgcagattggggtaaaaaatgcctaaaattactgggctataaCCTTTAAGTCGACAAAAGGGGTAGTATTTCTCTCCGTTTAAAATGCTTCTGCAAaggtccttaaaaaaaatgtgatctTTCACGTGGTACCGTCAAATAATTCTGTTAAagattatttgtttaaaaactaactatCGGAATGTTTCTTGTTGTTtggtaaaaagttttttctatCGCGTTAAAGttgtacacaaaaattttaactattttattgaaaaacaaaaagatgaaCACTATTGtttcataaatatttctttatttttttccagaTACTTCTCCAGATGGATGTAACACAGATGTACTTTACAAAGAAACtctaaacaatttcaatttgtcatcggaTAAAATCGTATCGAATGTAACGAAAAATTGCTACAATTTCACTCAAATCTTCAAAGACTTGAATATAAATACCAAAATCAAAGTTGATACCATCAATGAAAATCACACTGTACAAACAAAAGATCTATTACCATCACCATATAATTGTTATACCGAAACGCTTAGTTGTATAGCAACAATTGATGTACCCAAAGTAATCGATTCTAACTCTTCATTAAAGAAAATCAATGAATTGACTCTAAAgaaagttttttcatttttatctctGGCATCAACCTGTCCCAATTTGTCGGGAATgttgacaaatttaaaaaagccAGACATTACAAAATGGAATACGATTTTCAATTCGATATCTTGTGTTTTGAAACTTGAAGAAAAGTCATCCTTCACTGAACTATTTAAAATGGTCAAATTAGAACCTTTTACCGATGAAGAAGTCAAATATCTCCGAGAATATGTCAAATGTTTAAGTCCCTTGGCAATGGCATTTGAGCGTTTACAATGTGAAAAAGGCACATATCAGGGTTTTGTTTTGCCAACTCTTTTGGAAATGAGAAAGAAATGTGTGAAGCTTCAAGAAGGCAATGACTTGACTGTATGCCAATCGATTTTGGAAACAATTCTAGATGCGTCTATGAAAAGAtttgaaatatatttcaaaCCAAATCCAGAGTCGGAGTGTTTAACTATTGCTAGTCTTTCGCAtccttttttcaaagaaaaatgggTTTCAGCCATTGATAATTTAGAAAGGACTAATGTAAGAGAGCTTTTTATTA
Proteins encoded in this region:
- the LOC129905264 gene encoding uncharacterized protein LOC129905264, whose product is METSQNLNSEENISYCHITPQIKIEKTFDEEDSQQQYENSTFDETTTNNDFFIQKYDSESITNNSEQNYDFFQTNNDNNYNDNYKNDETIQMEHPLLSILSGEEYNIDINTHTATKLQTICNQIQYHQELNLTTQILFDGKFFTLKARDGNSLIGTCMICTPNRDITGASYSNFKAHLLRNHGQFMITKLNKHIRSSKTRLGAIERANSASSFDEIYQNLSPTYKAIFDGTFFTLISKNDKKLVASCQLCQTPTQIRGTLRSSANFQAHIQRIHGYSVVRQLKEHLRKSRKVQSYERKQSARHERDSKEHLNMNRSDSSFEELNDSLLLEPSEDNKDDILLKESLTHNQIDIHNYYNENEARKAMYKSLSLTYQILFDGRYFILKWKTSSYNRKIYCSICLLCKRQIKGQHLRNFRTHIGHFHGTAILEQFNKHINLETSRLEIDNVVSKEMEKSLLLSLLNNDDEKFDTSFPWSVDDDTEQDGPSSSSSNNLNNLLKDLALIYQILFDGKFFKLKSIKPYAKYNKKLLTATCKICRRDINGQHIIHFRRHLEFKHGEWVMDKLNEHIDREKLRLEPKIEENDEIQTSSLPTSTTTTTTTTTKSTSAKTSLLKKLNPDLQTLFDGKYFTDLRVRQSGNKVGTCKVCKPHADVKGNAVAHFRAHLKRKHGDEMVDEVNKYILSKNPRSESKNDESSEIQTNLLTSTTSSSTTSINRQTRVLNYFLKPSIPLSAVNSSEFWTMLNWFDTKMPRITQEELVDQIEMKFNNWKSKIIEILEGVDFVCTTIDLWSKRTQYNLAITCHWIDVETFKRRSVALAWKCFDTSPDGCNTDVLYKETLNNFNLSSDKIVSNVTKNCYNFTQIFKDLNINTKIKVDTINENHTVQTKDLLPSPYNCYTETLSCIATIDVPKVIDSNSSLKKINELTLKKVFSFLSLASTCPNLSGMLTNLKKPDITKWNTIFNSISCVLKLEEKSSFTELFKMVKLEPFTDEEVKYLREYVKCLSPLAMAFERLQCEKGTYQGFVLPTLLEMRKKCVKLQEGNDLTVCQSILETILDASMKRFEIYFKPNPESECLTIASLSHPFFKEKWVSAIDNLERTNVRELFINAVKCENSKLNQAEEENIQETVKCEQEIDEFYFGEEKPKVNTKSKLSIEVEALRYLDDERRDLKMLDDYPTVKRVFLKYNTGLSSSEPFEKLFPIETRENIARYDILADELIEERVLLSVNKDELVL